A DNA window from Fusobacteriaceae bacterium contains the following coding sequences:
- a CDS encoding DUF58 domain-containing protein, with translation MKREELLKKIKKIEIASSILAREIFSGRYRSYFKGNGMEFSDIRLYAPGDDVKKIDWKVSARQRKTYVKEFTEEREICIYILVDISGSEYFPEKLDLIYQLVGSLALSAHKNGDKVGLILFTTKIEKHIPPKKGRNHAMILLDALLNAEPAERGTSIRTALEFLNGVMKKRGIVFLISDFLDTGYEKMLAILDSKHDLIPIAVGDKKYDKLPSGTIFTLRDAESGERVVMENKAGDISLTRPMGRRILKIDTDDNYIVTLSNYFGKRRRIKR, from the coding sequence ATGAAGCGTGAAGAACTGCTGAAAAAGATTAAAAAAATAGAAATCGCCTCGTCTATTTTGGCCCGCGAGATCTTCTCGGGCAGGTACCGCTCCTATTTCAAGGGAAACGGCATGGAATTTTCCGATATCCGGCTCTATGCCCCCGGCGACGACGTGAAAAAAATCGACTGGAAGGTCTCGGCCCGCCAGCGGAAGACCTATGTCAAAGAATTTACGGAAGAAAGGGAAATCTGCATCTATATCCTCGTGGATATTTCGGGTTCCGAATATTTTCCCGAAAAGCTCGACTTGATTTATCAACTTGTGGGAAGTCTCGCCCTTTCCGCCCATAAAAACGGCGACAAAGTGGGCCTGATTTTATTCACCACGAAGATTGAAAAGCATATTCCCCCCAAAAAAGGTCGGAATCACGCGATGATCCTTTTGGACGCCTTGCTTAACGCCGAGCCCGCCGAGCGCGGGACCAGCATACGGACGGCCCTGGAGTTTTTGAACGGCGTCATGAAAAAACGCGGGATTGTCTTTCTGATTTCGGATTTTCTCGATACGGGCTACGAAAAAATGCTGGCGATTCTCGATTCCAAGCATGACCTGATTCCCATCGCGGTGGGCGACAAGAAATATGACAAACTGCCCTCGGGGACCATATTCACGCTGCGGGACGCCGAGAGCGGCGAACGCGTCGTCATGGAGAACAAAGCCGGCGATATTTCCCTGACCCGCCCCATGGGCAGGCGGATTTTGAAAATCGATACCGATGACAACTATATTGTGACGCTTTCCAATTATTTCGGCAAGCGACGGAGGATCAAACGATGA
- a CDS encoding MoxR family ATPase codes for MENTAESKLSVKERILGYGRLVRAVRDEIGKKVIGQQDMIAKILIGIFTGSHILLEGLPGLAKSLTVSTIARTLGLKFARIQFTPDLLPSDIIGTEIYNEKNGEFYTKKGPVFANIILADEINRAPAKVQSALLEAMQEKQITIASETFILDRPFVVLATQNPIEQDGTYPLPEAQQDRFLMKVRVEYPDKAEEKTILRLLTGAGGYEDMPIDAILDKNEIKAIGDLIREIHLDEKLMDYIVDIVFRTREKNNYILCGASPRASIAIALAGKGNAFLEGRDFVTPTDLKTILFDVLRHRIIPTYEAEAEGKTVDDIITDILETVKLP; via the coding sequence ATGGAAAATACGGCTGAAAGCAAACTCAGCGTCAAAGAACGAATTTTGGGATACGGCAGGCTGGTCAGGGCCGTCCGGGACGAGATCGGGAAGAAGGTCATCGGGCAGCAGGACATGATCGCAAAGATCCTGATCGGAATCTTTACGGGCAGTCATATTCTGCTGGAGGGACTGCCGGGACTGGCCAAATCCCTGACGGTCAGCACCATTGCCCGCACCCTGGGTCTCAAATTTGCGAGAATCCAATTTACGCCGGATCTGCTGCCTTCGGACATCATCGGAACCGAGATTTACAACGAAAAAAACGGGGAATTTTACACGAAAAAAGGCCCCGTGTTCGCCAACATCATCCTGGCCGACGAAATCAACCGCGCCCCTGCCAAGGTGCAGTCGGCTCTCCTTGAGGCCATGCAGGAAAAGCAGATCACGATCGCAAGCGAGACGTTTATTCTGGACCGGCCTTTTGTGGTCCTGGCGACCCAGAACCCCATCGAGCAGGACGGGACCTACCCGCTGCCCGAAGCCCAGCAGGACAGATTCTTGATGAAAGTCAGGGTCGAATATCCTGATAAGGCAGAAGAAAAGACGATCCTGCGCTTGCTGACGGGCGCCGGCGGATACGAGGATATGCCGATAGACGCGATCCTCGACAAGAATGAAATCAAGGCCATCGGCGACCTTATCCGGGAGATCCATCTCGATGAAAAATTGATGGATTATATCGTCGATATCGTTTTCCGGACCCGGGAAAAGAACAATTACATCCTCTGCGGCGCTTCGCCCAGAGCCTCCATCGCCATCGCGCTGGCGGGAAAAGGAAACGCCTTTCTTGAAGGGCGTGATTTCGTGACGCCCACGGATTTGAAGACCATCCTCTTTGACGTGCTGCGGCACCGGATTATTCCCACCTACGAGGCCGAAGCCGAGGGAAAGACTGTCGACGACATCATCACCGACATTCTGGAAACCGTAAAATTGCCGTAA
- a CDS encoding Cof-type HAD-IIB family hydrolase, translating to MIRLIVSDMDGTLLDGEGKIPEEFWDLVPELRKKNILFAVASGRQYYTLLEQFAPIRDDIIFIAENGTYVVWRGEELFANPLPLSDARDILRHVADLPGTQAVLCGKKSAYIQKGGILFEEEVRKYYFRLRAVEDLCAVEDEICKIALCNFDGSEKNIYPAVRHWADRYKIVVSGKVWLDVEKLDASKGTGVAMIQKKLGIGPDESMVFGDFLNDLEMMPLCKYSFAMENAHPDLKKAAAFLAPGNTEKGVITVIRQYI from the coding sequence ATGATCAGACTGATCGTAAGCGATATGGACGGGACGCTTCTCGATGGCGAGGGCAAGATCCCGGAGGAATTCTGGGACCTGGTCCCGGAACTGAGAAAAAAGAACATCTTGTTCGCGGTGGCCTCGGGCAGGCAGTATTATACGCTCTTGGAGCAATTCGCGCCGATCCGCGACGACATCATCTTTATCGCGGAAAACGGGACTTACGTCGTCTGGCGCGGCGAGGAACTCTTCGCGAATCCGCTGCCTCTTTCCGACGCCCGGGACATCCTGCGACATGTGGCGGATCTGCCGGGGACCCAGGCCGTTCTCTGCGGGAAAAAATCCGCTTATATTCAAAAGGGCGGGATCCTCTTCGAGGAAGAGGTCCGGAAATACTATTTTCGTCTGCGGGCCGTGGAGGACCTCTGCGCCGTGGAGGACGAGATCTGCAAAATCGCCCTCTGCAATTTTGACGGCAGTGAAAAGAACATTTACCCGGCAGTCCGGCATTGGGCCGACCGTTACAAGATCGTCGTCTCGGGCAAGGTCTGGCTCGACGTCGAAAAGCTGGATGCCAGCAAGGGGACCGGCGTCGCCATGATTCAGAAAAAGCTGGGGATCGGGCCGGACGAGTCCATGGTCTTCGGGGATTTTCTCAATGATCTCGAGATGATGCCCCTTTGCAAATACAGCTTCGCCATGGAAAACGCCCATCCGGATCTCAAAAAAGCCGCTGCCTTTCTGGCGCCCGGCAATACGGAAAAAGGCGTTATCACCGTGATCCGGCAATATATTTGA
- the fusA gene encoding elongation factor G, which translates to MKSYDTNKIRNISLVGHRGSGKTTLIEAMLKISKVIDKMGTVEDGTTQSDFDKEEVKRLFSINTSIIPIEYEDCKYNFFDTPGYFDFIGEVYSSLRVAGSAVMVLDATSGIEVGAEKAWRILEEKKLPRIIFINKMDKGFVNYDKLLKELKDKFGKKIAPFCIPLGEKEEFKGFVDVVGLKSRIYNGKDCLDGPIPESVDIEEVRNLLIEAVAETDEQLMEKYFGGEEFTLEEIKTGLHKGAVSGDVVPVIVGSATQEIGIHTLLKMIYDYMPVPTEVNEGEWKGIDPNTKAEITRKTSRDEPFSAIVFKTFVDPFIGKVSLFRVLSGSIKKDTEILNSTKGKKERISTTVFMRGNKQEEAPEIIAGDIGATTKLQATQTGDTLCDKDKPILYPAIDFPEATFYSGVKPAEKNDDEKLSTSLQRMLEEDPTFVVTRNYETKQLLIGGQGEKHLYIILSKIKNKFGVHAELIDQIVSYRETIRKKVEQQGRHKKQSGGAGQFGDVYIRFEPNPDEEFTFVDDIHGGVVPKSFIPAVEKGLIEAKTTGVLAGYPMINFKATLYFGSYHAVDSNELSFKLAAILAFKQGIPQASPVLLEPVCKMEIVIPESFLGDVMGDMNKRRGRILSMDHNHYGEQILHVEVPQSEILKYALDLRAMTQGRGSFTYHFERYEEAPEMIAKKVIEARAAEKEAAK; encoded by the coding sequence ATGAAAAGCTACGATACAAACAAAATCAGGAACATTTCTCTTGTCGGACACAGGGGGAGCGGCAAAACCACCTTGATCGAAGCGATGCTGAAAATCTCCAAAGTCATTGACAAAATGGGCACGGTCGAAGACGGGACGACACAGTCGGACTTTGACAAAGAGGAAGTCAAACGGCTGTTTTCGATCAACACGTCGATCATTCCCATCGAGTATGAAGACTGCAAATACAATTTCTTTGATACCCCCGGGTATTTCGACTTTATCGGCGAAGTATACTCGTCCCTGCGCGTGGCGGGAAGCGCGGTCATGGTCCTTGACGCGACTTCGGGCATAGAAGTGGGCGCGGAAAAGGCCTGGCGCATTCTTGAGGAAAAGAAACTGCCGCGGATCATCTTCATCAACAAAATGGACAAGGGCTTCGTCAATTACGACAAGCTGCTGAAGGAATTGAAAGATAAATTCGGCAAGAAAATCGCCCCCTTCTGCATCCCCTTGGGAGAAAAAGAAGAATTCAAGGGCTTTGTGGACGTCGTCGGGCTCAAGAGCCGGATCTACAACGGCAAAGACTGTCTGGACGGCCCCATTCCCGAAAGCGTCGACATCGAAGAAGTGCGCAACCTCTTGATTGAGGCCGTGGCCGAGACCGACGAGCAGTTGATGGAAAAATACTTCGGCGGAGAGGAATTCACCCTCGAGGAAATCAAGACCGGTCTCCACAAAGGAGCCGTTTCCGGCGACGTCGTACCGGTTATTGTGGGCTCGGCCACCCAGGAGATCGGGATTCATACGCTGCTCAAAATGATCTATGACTATATGCCCGTACCGACGGAAGTCAACGAGGGCGAATGGAAGGGAATTGATCCCAACACCAAGGCGGAGATCACGAGAAAGACCAGCCGCGACGAACCCTTCTCGGCCATTGTGTTCAAGACCTTTGTCGATCCCTTTATCGGCAAAGTATCCCTGTTCCGGGTACTTTCGGGTTCCATCAAAAAAGACACGGAAATCCTGAATTCCACCAAGGGCAAGAAGGAAAGGATCTCGACGACGGTCTTTATGCGCGGGAACAAGCAGGAAGAGGCGCCGGAAATTATCGCGGGCGACATCGGCGCTACGACAAAGCTCCAGGCGACCCAGACCGGAGACACGCTCTGTGACAAGGACAAGCCGATCCTCTATCCGGCCATTGATTTCCCCGAAGCCACCTTCTACTCGGGCGTAAAACCGGCGGAAAAAAACGACGACGAAAAACTGAGCACGAGCTTGCAGCGGATGCTCGAGGAGGATCCGACGTTTGTCGTCACGAGAAACTACGAAACCAAGCAGCTTTTGATCGGCGGACAGGGCGAAAAGCATCTTTACATCATCCTTTCCAAGATCAAGAATAAATTCGGCGTTCACGCCGAGCTCATCGACCAGATCGTGTCCTACCGCGAGACGATCCGGAAGAAGGTCGAACAGCAGGGCCGCCACAAGAAGCAGTCCGGCGGCGCGGGTCAGTTCGGCGACGTCTATATCCGCTTTGAGCCCAATCCCGACGAAGAATTCACCTTTGTGGACGATATTCACGGCGGCGTTGTGCCCAAATCCTTTATCCCCGCGGTGGAAAAGGGCCTGATCGAGGCCAAGACCACGGGCGTCCTGGCGGGTTATCCGATGATCAACTTCAAGGCGACGCTCTATTTCGGTTCCTACCACGCTGTGGACTCCAACGAGCTTTCCTTCAAGCTGGCGGCCATCCTCGCCTTCAAGCAGGGGATCCCCCAGGCTTCGCCGGTTCTGCTGGAGCCGGTCTGCAAGATGGAAATCGTGATTCCCGAGTCCTTTTTGGGCGACGTCATGGGCGACATGAACAAACGCCGCGGCCGGATTCTGAGCATGGATCACAACCACTACGGCGAGCAGATCCTTCATGTGGAAGTTCCTCAGAGCGAAATCCTCAAATACGCGCTGGATCTGAGGGCCATGACCCAGGGACGGGGCTCCTTCACCTATCACTTTGAACGCTATGAGGAAGCGCCCGAAATGATCGCGAAGAAGGTCATCGAGGCCCGGGCGGCGGAAAAAGAAGCGGCAAAATAA